One genomic window of Nitrosomonas sp. Is35 includes the following:
- the mreC gene encoding rod shape-determining protein MreC, whose protein sequence is METVPQFFRHGPGPFTRLFVFTLLSCLLIAEDTRLKYFPQFRQTIGVIIFPLQKIAYIPASIYDQIGEFIASFYLLEENEKLRRLYLDNREQLLKLDALEAENAQLRKLLGAVQQIETATKTKAVLAEILYTPRDPFSHKITLNKGSRHHIQLGQAVIDDQGIVGQITQLYPWSSEVTLLTDKDHSVPVQVVRNSLRSVVSGTGRNDELELRYLSVNTDIQRGDLLVTSGIGGVYPPGIPVAAVLRIERDPTGDFAQIISTPVAGVDRNRQVLILALVQPESNESQETPAIEPGKN, encoded by the coding sequence ATGGAAACAGTTCCTCAGTTTTTCAGACATGGCCCCGGCCCGTTCACGCGGCTGTTTGTATTCACCTTATTGTCCTGTTTACTCATCGCTGAAGATACGCGTCTCAAGTATTTCCCGCAATTCCGCCAGACCATCGGGGTGATCATCTTTCCATTGCAGAAAATTGCATATATTCCCGCCAGCATTTACGACCAAATCGGCGAATTCATCGCCAGTTTCTATTTGCTGGAAGAAAACGAGAAGCTCAGACGGCTCTATCTGGACAATCGTGAACAGCTGCTGAAATTGGATGCCCTGGAAGCCGAGAATGCGCAACTGCGCAAACTGCTGGGCGCGGTGCAGCAAATTGAAACGGCCACTAAAACCAAAGCGGTTCTGGCAGAAATTCTGTACACGCCGCGCGACCCGTTCAGTCATAAGATTACTTTGAATAAAGGCAGTCGGCATCATATCCAGCTGGGTCAAGCGGTGATTGACGATCAAGGCATCGTCGGGCAAATCACGCAGCTGTATCCCTGGTCGTCGGAAGTTACGCTGCTGACCGATAAGGATCATTCGGTGCCGGTGCAAGTGGTGCGCAACAGTTTACGTTCGGTGGTGTCCGGCACCGGTAGAAACGATGAATTGGAATTGCGCTATTTATCCGTTAACACCGATATTCAGCGTGGTGATCTGCTGGTGACCTCCGGAATCGGCGGGGTTTATCCTCCCGGTATTCCTGTTGCGGCGGTGTTAAGAATCGAACGCGATCCGACCGGTGATTTCGCGCAGATTATCAGTACCCCCGTTGCCGGTGTGGACCGGAACCGGCAAGTTTTGATTCTGGCGCTGGTGCAACCCGAATCCAACGAATCTCAAGAGACGCCTGCAATTGAACCCGGGAAAAATTAA
- a CDS encoding restriction endonuclease subunit S: MSEIQSIDSPKWRDLKIGDILTLEYGKALQNYRNGNGYFDVFGTNGKIGVTELYLHDGPSLIIGRKGAYRGVHLAKFPFFVIDTAFYTKNKLEDLDVVYLYYWFKCIDINSMDSGSAIPSTNRDEVYDLDILLPPIEEQKAIASVLSSLDDKIDLLHRQNKTLEAMAETLFRQWFVEEAEIQSENQLTLGELIESVSITHRLQTDTIIFLNTSDIYKGDVLNNSQVNVNSLPGQAKKSIQRNDILFSEIRPANGRWAYIHFDAEDYVVSTKLMVLRSKGFLSQAFVYFFLTNSQTVDWLQLLAESRSGTFPQITFDQLKDLKINIPSKSILSNSIEWCESALKKINSNSTQIRTLETLRDTLLPKLMSGEVRVDYP; this comes from the coding sequence GTGAGTGAGATTCAAAGTATAGATTCACCAAAATGGCGCGATTTAAAAATCGGGGATATTTTGACACTGGAATATGGCAAGGCACTTCAGAACTATCGAAATGGAAATGGTTATTTTGATGTTTTTGGTACAAATGGAAAAATTGGTGTTACAGAATTATACCTTCATGATGGACCATCGCTAATAATCGGAAGAAAAGGCGCTTACAGAGGTGTTCACTTAGCAAAGTTTCCTTTTTTTGTTATAGACACTGCTTTTTACACAAAAAACAAACTCGAAGATTTGGATGTAGTCTATTTGTATTATTGGTTTAAATGCATTGATATAAACTCAATGGATAGCGGCTCAGCTATACCATCAACTAATAGGGATGAAGTATATGATTTAGATATTCTATTACCTCCTATTGAAGAACAAAAAGCCATCGCCTCCGTCCTCAGCAGCCTTGACGACAAAATAGACCTGCTGCACCGCCAGAACAAAACCCTCGAAGCCATGGCTGAAACGCTTTTCAGGCAGTGGTTTGTGGAGGAAGCGGAGATTCAATCAGAAAATCAATTGACTCTAGGAGAGTTAATTGAAAGTGTCTCGATAACACATAGACTCCAGACAGATACGATTATTTTTCTCAATACTTCTGATATTTACAAAGGGGATGTTTTAAATAACTCTCAAGTCAATGTTAACTCGTTACCTGGTCAAGCAAAAAAATCAATACAACGGAATGACATTTTATTCAGCGAGATAAGACCAGCAAATGGAAGATGGGCATATATACATTTTGATGCAGAAGATTATGTTGTATCTACAAAATTAATGGTGCTGCGATCAAAAGGATTTTTGAGTCAAGCTTTTGTTTATTTCTTCTTAACAAATTCTCAAACTGTAGATTGGTTGCAGCTATTGGCTGAATCACGTTCAGGTACTTTTCCGCAAATAACTTTTGATCAGTTAAAGGATCTAAAAATAAATATCCCTTCGAAATCAATCCTGAGTAATTCAATTGAATGGTGCGAATCTGCACTTAAAAAAATTAATTCCAATTCAACACAAATCCGCACCCTAGAAACCCTCCGCGACACCCTGCTCCCCAAACTGATGAGCGGCGAGGTGCGGGTCGATTATCCGTAG
- the gatC gene encoding Asp-tRNA(Asn)/Glu-tRNA(Gln) amidotransferase subunit GatC — protein sequence MTLSVSDVKRIADLAYIEIDDNEAKETLTQLSGIFNLIESMQAVDTSTVEPMSHAQSVVQRLREDEVTETDQRELYQSIAPQVEAGLYLVPQVIE from the coding sequence ATGACTTTATCTGTTAGCGACGTAAAACGCATTGCTGATCTTGCGTATATCGAAATTGACGACAATGAGGCCAAAGAAACTTTGACTCAGTTATCCGGTATTTTCAATTTGATTGAATCCATGCAAGCGGTCGATACATCGACAGTGGAACCCATGTCTCATGCGCAAAGCGTCGTGCAGCGTTTACGTGAAGATGAAGTTACTGAAACCGACCAACGCGAATTATATCAATCAATAGCACCGCAAGTCGAAGCCGGTCTGTATCTGGTGCCGCAAGTTATTGAATAG
- the mrdA gene encoding penicillin-binding protein 2 codes for MKQHVELRNHPAELHKFRLRLSISAGFVLILLLILYARFYYLQVIQQEHYQTLAEANRISISPLVPNRGLIYDRSGRILAQNYSAYTLEVVPSQIKDLEATLNELADIIEITPTDRQRFKKLLKESKRFKSLPVRSRLTDEEIATFAVNRYRFPGVEIKARVLRQYPEKEIVSHIVGYISRINDQDLDQLERDGELHNYRGSQHIGKIGIEQSYEKQLHGITGFEEVETDAAGRSIRVLSRTPPLSGSNLILSLDLGLQEAAEKAFGDRRGALVALDPNNGEVLAFVSKPGYDNNLFIGGIDQENWNLLNKSIDRPLNNRALRGVYPPGSTFKPFMALAALELGKRTPEYSMSDPGFFSLPGVDRRYRDWKPGGHGRVDLHKSLVVSCDTYYYSLANDLGIDNIHSFIGQFGLGKRTGIDIEGEVAGLLPSSAWKMSQYKQKWYAGDTISVSIGQGYNLATPLQLAFATMVIANNGKAYAPRLVKQIQNSQTGEVEDIPAKLLYSLNLKPKNLEVVKNALVDVTRPGGTAAKAGANAAYTFAGKTGTSQVIAIKQGERYNEKAINERHRDHAMFIAYAPAENPKIALAVLVENTGTGGSTAAPIARQVFDYFLLGKPSEAAIAQLAEPAADHDHNHHYHDHL; via the coding sequence ATGAAACAACATGTTGAACTGAGAAATCATCCGGCCGAATTACATAAATTCCGTCTTCGCCTCAGCATCAGCGCGGGTTTTGTATTGATCCTGTTGTTGATTCTGTATGCGCGTTTCTATTACTTGCAGGTTATCCAGCAGGAACACTATCAGACGCTGGCGGAAGCGAACCGGATTTCCATTTCGCCGCTGGTGCCCAATCGCGGGCTGATTTATGACCGCAGCGGCAGGATACTGGCGCAGAATTATTCCGCCTACACGCTGGAAGTCGTGCCCAGTCAGATCAAGGATCTTGAAGCGACATTGAATGAATTGGCGGACATTATCGAGATCACGCCGACCGATCGCCAGCGTTTCAAAAAATTGCTGAAGGAAAGTAAGCGCTTTAAAAGCCTGCCGGTTCGAAGCCGCTTGACCGATGAGGAAATCGCCACTTTTGCGGTGAATCGTTACCGTTTCCCGGGGGTTGAAATTAAGGCGCGCGTGCTGCGGCAATACCCGGAAAAGGAGATTGTGTCGCATATTGTCGGCTATATCAGCCGCATCAACGATCAGGATCTCGATCAGCTGGAACGCGACGGCGAGCTGCATAATTATCGCGGTTCCCAGCACATCGGCAAAATCGGTATCGAACAGAGTTATGAAAAACAATTACACGGCATCACCGGTTTTGAGGAAGTCGAGACCGATGCGGCTGGCCGCTCCATTCGCGTATTGTCACGCACGCCGCCGCTTTCCGGCAGTAATCTGATTTTATCGCTGGATCTCGGGTTGCAGGAAGCCGCGGAAAAAGCATTCGGCGACCGCCGTGGCGCGCTGGTTGCGTTGGATCCAAATAACGGTGAAGTGCTTGCGTTTGTCAGCAAGCCGGGCTACGACAACAATCTTTTTATCGGCGGTATCGATCAGGAAAACTGGAATCTGCTCAACAAGTCGATTGACAGACCGCTCAACAACCGGGCGCTGCGCGGTGTGTATCCGCCCGGTTCGACATTCAAGCCATTCATGGCGCTGGCGGCGCTCGAACTGGGAAAACGCACGCCGGAATACAGCATGAGCGATCCCGGTTTCTTTTCCCTGCCGGGCGTCGATCGCCGTTACCGCGACTGGAAACCGGGCGGGCATGGCCGGGTTGATTTGCATAAATCGCTGGTTGTTTCATGTGATACCTATTACTACAGTCTCGCCAACGATCTTGGCATCGACAATATCCATAGCTTTATCGGTCAATTCGGTCTGGGCAAAAGAACCGGGATTGATATCGAAGGCGAAGTGGCCGGATTGCTGCCTTCGTCCGCCTGGAAGATGAGCCAATATAAACAGAAGTGGTACGCTGGCGATACCATCTCCGTATCCATCGGGCAGGGCTATAATCTGGCTACGCCGCTCCAGCTGGCGTTCGCCACCATGGTCATTGCGAATAACGGCAAAGCGTATGCGCCACGACTGGTGAAACAGATTCAGAACAGCCAGACCGGGGAAGTGGAGGATATCCCGGCGAAGCTGCTGTACAGCCTGAATCTCAAGCCGAAGAATCTGGAGGTGGTCAAGAACGCGTTGGTGGATGTGACCCGTCCCGGCGGCACTGCGGCAAAAGCCGGTGCCAATGCGGCGTATACGTTCGCCGGTAAAACCGGCACTTCGCAAGTGATCGCCATCAAACAAGGGGAGCGCTACAATGAAAAAGCGATCAACGAGCGGCATCGCGATCATGCGATGTTTATCGCCTATGCACCGGCCGAGAATCCCAAAATTGCCCTGGCGGTGCTGGTGGAAAATACCGGAACCGGCGGTTCGACTGCGGCACCGATAGCGCGGCAAGTGTTCGATTACTTCTTATTGGGAAAACCGTCCGAAGCGGCGATTGCGCAATTGGCCGAACCAGCCGCGGATCATGATCATAATCATCACTATCATGATCATTTATAG
- a CDS encoding class I SAM-dependent DNA methyltransferase: MKKATKEIKQEPLEKQLWKAADKLRKNIDAAEYKHVVLGLMFLKYISDAFEELHDRLEKGEGDLAGADPEDKDEYQAENVFFVPAEARWPHLVAHAKQPAIGTHVDTAMDAIEKENPSLKGVLPKVYARQNLDPTSLGELIDLIGNIALGDAKARSQDVLGHVFEYFLGEFALAEGKQGGQFYTPRSIVELLVNMLEPYKGRVFDPCCGSGGMFVQSEKFVEEHQGRINDISIYGQESNQTTWRLAKMNLAIRGIDSSQVKWNNEGSFLNDAHKDLKADFIIANPPFNVSDWSGEQLRGDARWQYGTPPPGNANFAWLQHFVYHLSPTGIAGVVLAKGALTSKTSGEGDIRKRLITDGNLIDCIVNLPAKLFLNTQIPAALWFLNRNRIAATVGANNVGANDVRANNHLPQQHPRPHEILFIDARNLGHLINRRTRELSHDDIQQIASTYHAWRNAAVIPAQAGIQPYEDIKGFCASVPISRVAELDYVLTPGRYVELPDEEDDFNFPERFAALKAEFEAQLQEEEALNRAIVESLARVKV; the protein is encoded by the coding sequence ATGAAGAAAGCCACGAAAGAGATCAAACAAGAACCGCTGGAAAAGCAACTGTGGAAAGCCGCCGACAAGTTACGTAAGAACATCGACGCGGCCGAATACAAGCATGTCGTGCTCGGATTGATGTTCCTGAAATACATTTCCGATGCGTTCGAGGAACTGCATGACCGGCTAGAAAAAGGTGAAGGTGATCTCGCCGGAGCCGACCCGGAAGACAAGGATGAATACCAGGCGGAAAATGTCTTCTTCGTTCCCGCCGAAGCGCGCTGGCCGCATCTGGTGGCGCACGCCAAGCAACCCGCTATCGGCACTCATGTCGATACCGCCATGGACGCGATTGAAAAGGAAAATCCATCGCTCAAGGGCGTGCTGCCCAAAGTCTACGCGCGGCAAAACCTCGATCCCACCTCACTGGGTGAATTGATCGACCTGATCGGCAATATTGCGCTCGGCGATGCCAAAGCGCGCAGCCAAGACGTACTCGGCCACGTGTTCGAATATTTCCTCGGCGAATTCGCCTTGGCGGAAGGCAAGCAAGGCGGCCAGTTCTACACCCCGCGCAGCATCGTCGAACTGCTGGTGAATATGCTCGAACCGTACAAAGGGCGCGTATTCGATCCGTGTTGCGGTTCCGGCGGCATGTTCGTGCAATCGGAAAAGTTTGTCGAAGAACACCAAGGCCGCATCAACGATATCTCCATCTACGGGCAGGAAAGCAACCAAACCACCTGGCGGCTGGCGAAAATGAACCTCGCCATCCGCGGCATCGACAGCTCGCAAGTGAAATGGAACAACGAAGGTTCGTTTCTGAACGATGCGCACAAAGACCTGAAAGCCGATTTCATCATCGCCAACCCGCCGTTCAACGTCAGCGACTGGAGCGGCGAACAACTGCGCGGCGACGCGCGCTGGCAATATGGCACGCCGCCGCCCGGCAATGCCAACTTCGCCTGGCTACAGCATTTCGTCTATCACCTATCGCCCACCGGCATTGCCGGGGTGGTGCTGGCGAAAGGCGCCCTCACCTCCAAAACCTCCGGCGAAGGCGACATCCGCAAGCGCCTCATTACCGATGGCAACCTGATCGACTGCATCGTCAACCTGCCCGCCAAATTGTTTCTGAATACGCAAATTCCGGCGGCATTGTGGTTTTTGAATCGGAATCGCATTGCCGCAACCGTAGGGGCAAATAACGTTGGGGCAAATGATGTACGGGCAAATAATCATTTGCCCCAACAACACCCCCGCCCCCACGAAATTCTGTTCATCGACGCCCGCAACCTCGGCCATTTGATCAACCGCCGCACGCGCGAATTGTCGCATGACGACATCCAACAAATCGCCAGCACCTACCACGCCTGGCGCAATGCCGCCGTCATTCCCGCGCAGGCGGGAATCCAGCCGTATGAAGACATCAAAGGCTTCTGTGCATCGGTGCCGATTTCGCGCGTCGCCGAACTGGATTACGTCCTGACACCGGGACGATACGTCGAGCTGCCGGACGAAGAAGACGATTTTAATTTCCCCGAGCGTTTTGCAGCGTTGAAAGCGGAATTTGAGGCGCAGTTGCAGGAAGAAGAAGCGCTGAACCGGGCAATTGTTGAGAGTTTGGCGAGGGTGAAGGTGTGA
- the gatA gene encoding Asp-tRNA(Asn)/Glu-tRNA(Gln) amidotransferase subunit GatA, with product MFNASLKQLSIQLAGKKISSTELTSEFLQRIKQLNPEYNAFITVNEDLSLAQARAADQMIAAGQAGPLTGIPIAQKDIFCAKGWLTTCGSKMLSNFVSPYDAGVIERFNQAGAVNIGKTNMDEFAMGSSNETSYYGPVKNPWDHAAVPGGSSGGAACAVAARLAPAATGTDTGGSIRQPAALCGISGIKPTYGLVSRYGMIAFASSLDQGGPMAKSAEDLALLLNVMTGFDPRDSTSLQREAEDYARDLQKPLAGLRIGLPKEYFAEGMSSDVASAIDKALDEYRKLGAQTVEISLPNAPLAIPVYYVLAPAEASSNLSRFDGVRYGHRAESYSDLADMYRKSRAQGFGPEVKRRILIGTYVLSHGYYDAYYIKAQKLRRLIAQDFAEAYQQCDIIMGPTTPTVAFNLGEKSGDPIQMYLSDIYTSAANLTGMPAMSIPIGFGDKNRPIGLHIIGNYFKEAQMLNVAHQYQLVTDWHSRSPV from the coding sequence ATGTTTAACGCCAGCCTTAAACAGCTCTCGATTCAGCTTGCCGGAAAGAAAATTTCCAGCACTGAACTGACCAGCGAATTCCTGCAACGCATCAAGCAGCTTAACCCGGAATACAATGCCTTTATCACTGTCAACGAAGACCTAAGCCTGGCGCAAGCGCGCGCAGCCGACCAAATGATCGCGGCCGGACAAGCCGGTCCGTTAACCGGTATCCCGATTGCGCAAAAAGACATTTTCTGCGCCAAAGGCTGGCTAACAACGTGCGGTTCAAAAATGCTGTCGAATTTCGTTTCACCGTACGACGCCGGTGTCATCGAACGCTTCAATCAAGCCGGTGCGGTCAACATCGGTAAGACCAACATGGACGAATTCGCCATGGGGTCGAGCAATGAAACGTCCTATTATGGCCCGGTGAAAAATCCCTGGGATCATGCTGCGGTACCGGGAGGCAGCTCGGGTGGCGCAGCCTGCGCGGTGGCCGCCAGATTGGCCCCGGCAGCGACCGGCACCGATACCGGCGGCTCGATCCGCCAGCCCGCGGCGCTGTGCGGCATTTCAGGAATCAAACCAACCTACGGACTGGTGTCGCGCTACGGCATGATCGCTTTTGCTTCCAGCCTGGATCAAGGCGGCCCGATGGCCAAATCGGCGGAAGACCTGGCGCTGCTGCTGAATGTCATGACCGGCTTCGATCCGCGTGACTCCACCAGTCTGCAACGCGAAGCCGAAGACTATGCGCGCGATCTGCAAAAACCGTTAGCGGGCTTGCGTATCGGTCTGCCGAAGGAATATTTCGCCGAGGGCATGAGCAGCGACGTTGCCAGCGCAATCGACAAAGCGTTGGATGAATACCGCAAACTGGGTGCGCAAACAGTCGAGATTTCCTTGCCGAACGCGCCGCTGGCAATCCCGGTTTATTATGTGCTGGCGCCCGCCGAAGCATCGAGCAATTTATCCCGCTTTGACGGCGTGCGCTATGGCCATCGCGCCGAGTCGTACAGCGATCTGGCCGATATGTACCGCAAATCGCGCGCGCAAGGATTCGGTCCCGAAGTGAAACGGCGCATTTTGATCGGCACGTACGTGTTATCGCACGGTTACTACGATGCCTATTACATCAAAGCGCAAAAGCTGCGCCGCCTGATCGCGCAGGATTTTGCCGAAGCCTATCAACAATGCGACATCATCATGGGTCCGACGACACCGACGGTCGCCTTCAATCTGGGTGAAAAAAGCGGCGACCCGATCCAGATGTACTTGTCCGATATCTACACCAGCGCGGCCAACCTGACCGGCATGCCGGCTATGTCGATTCCGATCGGTTTCGGCGACAAAAACCGCCCCATCGGCTTGCACATCATTGGCAATTATTTTAAGGAAGCGCAGATGCTCAACGTTGCGCACCAATACCAATTGGTCACGGATTGGCATAGCCGGTCACCCGTTTAA
- the mreD gene encoding rod shape-determining protein MreD — protein MPASNWFVAASLIVALILNFLPLEGEFLLLRPDFLALTIAYWNINYPHKMGMSVAFGLGLMMDVGNAGILGQHALAYCIVVYLTLVFGRRLRLFTPVKQAPQIGLVLLMMQWIIVLVALSTDSLLPDWQYYLATVAGALLWVPVSYLFTLLLRQKPDPDAL, from the coding sequence GTGCCTGCCAGTAATTGGTTTGTCGCCGCCAGTTTGATTGTTGCGTTGATTCTGAATTTCTTGCCGCTAGAGGGCGAATTCCTGTTGTTACGCCCGGACTTTTTAGCGCTTACGATCGCGTATTGGAATATTAATTATCCGCACAAAATGGGTATGAGCGTTGCTTTCGGCTTGGGGTTGATGATGGATGTCGGTAACGCTGGCATACTGGGGCAGCACGCCTTGGCTTATTGTATCGTGGTCTATCTCACTTTGGTTTTTGGCCGCCGGTTGCGGCTGTTCACGCCGGTAAAACAAGCGCCGCAGATTGGTTTGGTGTTGTTGATGATGCAGTGGATCATTGTATTGGTTGCACTATCGACGGATTCTTTATTACCGGATTGGCAATATTACCTGGCTACGGTGGCGGGAGCGTTACTGTGGGTGCCGGTTTCTTATCTGTTTACGCTGCTGCTGCGGCAAAAACCAGATCCTGATGCTTTATGA
- the gatB gene encoding Asp-tRNA(Asn)/Glu-tRNA(Gln) amidotransferase subunit GatB: MQWEIVIGLEVHAQLSTHSKIFSGASTAYGAPPNTQACVIDLALPGVLPVLNKGAVERAIKFGLSVGAKINSPSIFARKNYFYPDLPKGYQISQYELPVVQGGTIAIQVDGTEKTVRLTRAHLEEDAGKSLHEDFHGMSGIDLNRAGTPLLEIVSEPDMRSSAEAVAYAKTLHALVRWIGICDGNMQEGSFRCDANVSVRPRGTEKLGTRCEIKNLNSFRFLEKAIDYEARRQIEILEDGGSIRQETRLYDANKDETRTMRSKEDANDYRYFPDPDLLPVEISASWIEQVKSALPELPQARRDRYVAEFALSAYDAAVLTGSREMADYFEAAVRELPAQAKLCANWIMGEISAQLNKEGIDIAACPINPAQLAALLKRIGDGTISGKAAKTVFESMWNGELDKNADAIIDAKGLKQISDDSAIEKIVDQVLAANAQQVADYRAGKEKAFNSLVGQIMKATQGKANPAQVNAILKKKLDG, from the coding sequence ATGCAGTGGGAAATTGTCATCGGTCTTGAAGTACATGCGCAACTTTCAACGCACTCCAAAATCTTCTCGGGCGCTTCCACCGCCTATGGCGCACCGCCCAACACGCAAGCGTGCGTGATCGACCTGGCGCTGCCCGGTGTGCTACCGGTGTTGAACAAAGGCGCGGTGGAACGGGCGATCAAGTTCGGCTTGTCGGTCGGCGCGAAAATCAATTCGCCATCGATTTTCGCGCGCAAGAATTATTTTTATCCCGATTTACCGAAAGGCTATCAAATCAGCCAGTACGAATTGCCGGTGGTGCAAGGCGGCACGATTGCGATTCAAGTCGACGGCACTGAAAAAACCGTCCGCCTGACGCGCGCGCACTTGGAAGAAGACGCCGGTAAATCATTGCACGAAGATTTCCACGGCATGAGCGGCATCGATCTGAACCGCGCCGGGACGCCGTTGCTGGAAATCGTTTCCGAGCCGGACATGCGCAGCAGCGCGGAAGCGGTGGCGTACGCCAAAACGCTGCACGCGCTGGTGCGCTGGATCGGCATTTGCGACGGCAACATGCAGGAAGGCTCGTTCCGCTGCGATGCGAATGTCTCGGTGCGCCCGCGCGGCACGGAAAAACTCGGCACGCGCTGCGAAATCAAGAATCTGAACTCGTTCCGCTTTCTGGAAAAAGCCATCGATTACGAAGCCCGGCGGCAAATAGAAATTCTCGAAGACGGCGGTTCGATCCGCCAGGAAACCCGGCTGTACGACGCTAACAAAGACGAAACCCGCACCATGCGCAGCAAGGAAGACGCCAACGATTACCGTTACTTCCCCGATCCGGATTTGTTACCCGTGGAGATCTCCGCAAGCTGGATCGAGCAGGTCAAATCCGCTTTGCCGGAATTGCCGCAAGCGCGGCGGGACCGTTATGTAGCGGAATTCGCATTGTCCGCCTATGATGCGGCCGTGCTGACCGGCTCGCGCGAAATGGCGGATTACTTTGAAGCCGCCGTCCGGGAATTGCCCGCACAAGCCAAACTGTGCGCCAACTGGATTATGGGTGAGATCAGCGCGCAGCTGAACAAGGAAGGCATCGACATCGCCGCCTGCCCGATCAACCCGGCGCAGCTCGCCGCGCTGCTGAAACGCATCGGCGACGGCACAATCTCCGGCAAAGCCGCCAAGACGGTATTCGAAAGTATGTGGAACGGCGAACTGGACAAGAATGCCGACGCCATCATCGACGCCAAAGGACTCAAGCAAATTTCCGACGACAGCGCCATCGAAAAAATTGTCGATCAAGTACTTGCCGCCAATGCACAGCAAGTCGCCGATTACCGCGCCGGTAAGGAAAAAGCCTTCAACTCGCTGGTCGGCCAGATCATGAAAGCCACCCAAGGCAAAGCCAATCCCGCGCAAGTAAACGCCATATTGAAGAAAAAGCTGGACGGCTAA
- a CDS encoding rod shape-determining protein: MFNFLNNNILGSYFSTDMAIDLGTANTLIYVHGQGIVLDEPSVVAIREESGANGKKMIQQVGLAAKQMLGRTPGNITAIRPMKDGVIADFTVTEQMLKMFIRRVNPPRLLSANPRIVICVPYGSTQVERRAIREAAYGAGARKVELIEEPMAAALGADMPVESPTGSMVVDIGGGTTEVGVISLGGIVYSNSVRVGGDKFDEAIINYIRRNYGMLIGEVTAEIIKKEIGSAFPGSEVREIEVKGRNLAEGIPRSFTISSNEILEALAEPLNSIVSAVKSALEHTPPELGSDIADKGMVMTGGGALLRDIDRLLMEETGLSVIVADDPLTCVVRGAGIALENMDRSIGIFARD, encoded by the coding sequence ATGTTTAATTTCTTGAACAACAATATCCTTGGAAGCTATTTCTCGACAGACATGGCGATTGATTTGGGCACGGCGAATACGCTGATTTATGTCCACGGCCAAGGTATCGTGCTGGATGAACCCTCTGTAGTCGCAATCCGTGAAGAAAGCGGGGCCAACGGCAAAAAAATGATCCAGCAAGTGGGTCTCGCCGCCAAGCAAATGCTGGGCCGCACACCGGGTAACATTACCGCGATCCGTCCGATGAAGGATGGTGTGATTGCCGATTTTACCGTGACCGAGCAGATGCTCAAGATGTTTATCCGCAGAGTGAATCCGCCGCGCCTGCTTTCCGCCAATCCGCGCATTGTCATTTGCGTCCCGTACGGCTCCACGCAAGTGGAACGCCGTGCGATTCGCGAAGCAGCTTATGGCGCAGGCGCACGTAAGGTGGAGTTGATCGAGGAGCCGATGGCGGCGGCGCTGGGTGCGGATATGCCGGTTGAGTCGCCCACCGGTTCGATGGTGGTCGACATCGGCGGCGGTACCACCGAAGTGGGCGTGATTTCACTGGGTGGTATCGTGTATTCCAATTCGGTGCGGGTGGGCGGGGATAAATTTGACGAAGCGATCATTAATTATATCCGCCGTAACTACGGCATGCTGATCGGCGAGGTCACCGCGGAAATCATTAAAAAGGAAATCGGTTCGGCTTTTCCCGGTTCGGAAGTGCGCGAAATTGAAGTGAAAGGCCGCAATCTGGCGGAAGGCATACCGCGCAGTTTCACCATTTCCAGTAACGAAATTCTGGAAGCGCTGGCGGAACCGTTGAACAGCATCGTCAGCGCGGTTAAATCGGCACTGGAGCATACGCCGCCGGAATTGGGTTCGGATATCGCCGACAAAGGCATGGTGATGACCGGTGGTGGCGCGTTGTTGCGCGATATTGACCGGTTATTGATGGAAGAAACCGGCTTGTCCGTTATTGTCGCCGATGATCCATTGACCTGCGTGGTGCGCGGCGCCGGTATCGCGCTGGAGAACATGGATCGGTCCATCGGCATTTTTGCCCGCGATTAA